GTGAAATTTGCGGAGATCCCTATATCGGAAGTGCACCACCGCAGAACTGCCCCTTTTGTGGTGCTCATCTTCCCTATATTAGGGAAGCGAAACAGATGGTCGTGAGCTTTGATGTTACGCTCTCTGACAAAGACAGGGCCAATGCTGAATATGCCCTTCAGGTAGAAGTAAGTAATGCT
This region of Deltaproteobacteria bacterium genomic DNA includes:
- a CDS encoding ferritin, which gives rise to MVKLWRCEICGDPYIGSAPPQNCPFCGAHLPYIREAKQMVVSFDVTLSDKDRANAEYALQVEVSNA